In Desulfosudis oleivorans Hxd3, the DNA window TACCCTTGTTTTCGGTATCACCTGGTGGATACCGGTCAAGTGGGGCGTCTTCAAACCCTGACGGCTTTGTAAAAAGCCCAATTTCTGCGTTGCGCCGCATTCCTCGTCACTGCGGCGTACGCAAAGCGGGGCGTCTTCAAACCTGACGGCTATTGCTGAAAAGCGGGGATTCTTTTTACACCGCAAAGGCGCAAAGAGCGCAAAGAGTTATATTTTCTCCTTTATATGTAGCGTTCATGTTTGCCTTTGCGTCTCCGCGGTGAATTTAGTTTTTCGAGGTTTCCTGAAGGCTGCCGGTGTCACACAACAGGCCCGGCATACACACGTCTGGAGCGCACTGTAAACAGAAAAGGAGTGTTGGCAATGGAAGTTAAAACCATAATGGTTATCGGCGCCGGCCAGATGGGCAACGGCATCGCCCAGGTGGCGGCCCAGGCCGGTTATACCACCTTTATGAACGATATCTCCGAAGACCTGGTGGACAGGGGCATGACCGCCATTGCCGGCAGCCTGGACCGGATGGTTAAAAAAGAAAAAATCACGGCTGACGACAAGACCGCCATCCTGGGCCGGATCACACCGGCGGTGACCCTGGACCCGGCGTCCGAATGCGACCTGGTAATAGAGGCGGTGGTGGAAAAAATGTCGATCAAGGCCGATATTTTCAGCGCCCTGGACCGGCTGGCCCCTGGCCACGCCATTCTGGCCAGCAACACATCCTCGCTTCCCATCACCGGCATTGCCGCCCATACCGGACGGCCGGAAAAGGTGATCGGCATGCATTTTATGAACCCTGTGCCGGTGATGAAGCTGGTGGAGGTCATCAACGGCCTGGCCACGACCCCGGAGGTGACGGCCACGGTGCGCGCGGTGGCCGAAGCCATGGGCAAAATACCGGTGGAGTGCCGGGACGTGCCCGGATTTGTCTCCAACCGGGTGCTCATGGTCATGATCAACGAGGCCCTGTGGGAACTTTACGAAGGCGTGGCCACGGCCGAAGGCATCGACCAGATTATGAAGCTGGGCATGAACCATCCCATGGGTCCCCTGGCCCTGGCCGACCTGATCGGCCTGGACACGGTGCTGGCCATTCTGGGCGTGCTTCAGGACGGGTACGGCGACCCCAAGTACCGGCCCTCTCCGCTGCTCAAGTCCTACGTGGCCGCCGGCTGGCTGGGCCGCAAAACCGGCAGGGGTATCTACGAATATAAGTAAGAGGAACCGGTTTTATGCCGACTATTGATGAGCTCAAAGCCCAACTGGCGGCCCTGGAAGAAAAACTGGAAGAGGCCCGTGCCCGTATGCCGGCCCACTCCACAAAGCCCCTTACGATGCGCACCCTTCTCGACCTGGAAGACGAGCGGGACGCCCTGCTGGGGAAAATTGAAAAGGCGGGAAAAGAGTAGCGGTTGATCCATGACACGCTGTAATCACACCAACCTGGCCCTGATACCCGAGAACCGGCCCCGGGTGCGGTGTCGGCACTGCCACCTGACCATCGAAGTCAAGGAGCTGGGAGACGGTTACTGCCCGGAGTGTTTTGAATCATCCGGCCGGAAGCATTATGCGTTTGAGCCGGTTGCGACCGATACCACCGGCCCGTCAAGGTACCGGTGTGAAGATTGCGGCGTGGTGATCGAAGCGTGATCGCTGGTGCCATGCCGCCTCTTTCTGGCTTTTGACTCATGCCGCACTTTTCTTCCGGCCGCGAATCCGCAGGTTCAAGACCTCCACGAACACGGAAAACCCCATGGCAAAATAGATGTAGCCGCGCGGAATGTGCAGGTCCACCCCGTCGCCGATCAGGGCCAGGCCCACCAGCAGCAGAAAGGAGAGGGCCAGCATCTTGACCGTGGGGTGCTTTTCGATAAAGGCGCTCACCATGTCGGCCATCACGATCATCACCCCCACGGCAATCACGATGGCCGTGACCATCACCCATATCTGCTGGGCCAGGCCGATGGCCGTGATCACCGAATCCAGGGAAAACACGATATCCAGCACCATGATCTGGGTTACCACGGAAAAAAAGGAGGGCGCGATGCCGCCCTTTCGTTCCGCGTGCCTGTCCGCTTCTCCCTCGATGGCCGCGTGAATCTCCACCGTGCTCTTGGCCAGCAGAAACAAACCCCCGGCGATTAAAATGATGTCCCGGCCCGACACCGGGTTGTCCAGCACCGAAAACAGGGGCGCGGTCAGCCGCATGATCCAGGTCAGGGAAAAAAGCAAAAGGATTCGGGTAATCAGGGCCAGGGCCAGGCCCACGCGCCTTCCCGCGGCCTGCTGATCTTCCGGCAGCCGGCCCGCCAGAATGGCGATAAACACGATGTTGTCAATGCCCAGAACAATCTCTAAGGCCGTCAGCGCCGTCAGGGCCAGCCAGATATTGGGGTCTGCCAGGTGTTCCATGGGCCTTTCCTTATTTTCTGTGGTGGGTATAGTCGGGGGGTTGTCTTTTCAGAAACCAAAAAAGGGGCTCGTTGTAAACGATAACCCCTTGTTTTTATTTTGGTAGCGGGGACAGGATTCGAACCTGTGACCTTCGGGTTATGAGTCCGATAACCGTTAATAATAGTAAATCCCATAAACCCAAGACAGTCAACGCTTTGCCCCACCCACAGTGCTTTAAGCTCATTTGCTCAGCATGA includes these proteins:
- a CDS encoding TerC family protein; the protein is MEHLADPNIWLALTALTALEIVLGIDNIVFIAILAGRLPEDQQAAGRRVGLALALITRILLLFSLTWIMRLTAPLFSVLDNPVSGRDIILIAGGLFLLAKSTVEIHAAIEGEADRHAERKGGIAPSFFSVVTQIMVLDIVFSLDSVITAIGLAQQIWVMVTAIVIAVGVMIVMADMVSAFIEKHPTVKMLALSFLLLVGLALIGDGVDLHIPRGYIYFAMGFSVFVEVLNLRIRGRKKSAA
- a CDS encoding 3-hydroxybutyryl-CoA dehydrogenase, with the protein product MEVKTIMVIGAGQMGNGIAQVAAQAGYTTFMNDISEDLVDRGMTAIAGSLDRMVKKEKITADDKTAILGRITPAVTLDPASECDLVIEAVVEKMSIKADIFSALDRLAPGHAILASNTSSLPITGIAAHTGRPEKVIGMHFMNPVPVMKLVEVINGLATTPEVTATVRAVAEAMGKIPVECRDVPGFVSNRVLMVMINEALWELYEGVATAEGIDQIMKLGMNHPMGPLALADLIGLDTVLAILGVLQDGYGDPKYRPSPLLKSYVAAGWLGRKTGRGIYEYK